One genomic region from Metallosphaera tengchongensis encodes:
- a CDS encoding CoB--CoM heterodisulfide reductase iron-sulfur subunit B family protein, with amino-acid sequence MTEIANPYGKVALYPGCALDGLGKSYDVSLQLVAKDLGINYEKIEDYNCCGALEVKNVNTMAGLLLPARNLSLARQMGANAVMSACPGCHYSLSRTQYFMTRYPKLREKVNSYLEKMGEKQYDMQLLMIHAVEFVYNTVGPEGVKARVKRPLTGLKVAPYYGCLYSRPKAYTLTGYMKMKDDPERPVFMDELLKALGAEVVPFESKTMCCGGPHVYSDVNTSLHLEARILKDAKRNGAELLITDCPLGHVAIETNMNKIAEKYGQDLRMPLVYFSQLLAFAFGHSPDEALLTANMTNPMSVLKRYL; translated from the coding sequence ATGACAGAGATAGCCAATCCTTACGGAAAAGTAGCCCTATACCCGGGTTGTGCCTTGGACGGGTTGGGTAAGTCCTACGATGTCTCTCTTCAGCTAGTGGCGAAGGATCTAGGTATAAATTACGAGAAGATAGAGGATTACAACTGCTGTGGTGCGCTAGAGGTAAAGAACGTAAATACCATGGCCGGGTTACTGTTACCAGCTAGAAACCTGTCCTTAGCCAGGCAGATGGGCGCAAACGCTGTAATGTCAGCATGTCCAGGTTGTCACTATTCGCTTTCCAGAACTCAGTACTTCATGACTAGATACCCTAAGCTCAGGGAAAAGGTAAACTCCTATCTGGAGAAAATGGGAGAGAAACAGTACGACATGCAGTTGCTAATGATCCATGCAGTGGAGTTCGTGTACAATACGGTAGGACCAGAAGGAGTAAAGGCTAGGGTTAAGAGGCCGTTAACTGGGCTCAAGGTAGCTCCGTACTATGGATGCCTTTACTCTAGGCCTAAGGCATATACCCTTACTGGGTATATGAAGATGAAAGATGACCCAGAGAGACCGGTGTTCATGGACGAATTGCTGAAGGCTTTAGGGGCCGAAGTAGTGCCATTTGAAAGCAAGACTATGTGCTGCGGCGGTCCACATGTATACTCCGACGTCAACACATCTCTTCACCTGGAGGCTAGGATCTTAAAGGACGCCAAGAGAAACGGTGCAGAGTTACTAATTACCGACTGTCCACTTGGCCACGTCGCTATAGAGACCAACATGAATAAGATCGCTGAAAAGTACGGGCAGGATCTAAGGATGCCTCTGGTTTACTTCAGTCAACTTCTGGCATTTGCCTTCGGTCACAGCCCAGACGAGGCTCTACTGACAGCTAACATGACCAATCCCATGTCAGTTTTGAAAAGATACCTCTAA
- a CDS encoding 4Fe-4S dicluster domain-containing protein, producing the protein MPIPNLEKPIIKGLIQKDKVIVDGVELDGTWNAFMIERTQTGYDQSVWDEIANTVEGATISLCWQCGTCTSGCTMREYDPNYSPRRFIDLARKGDKQSLVELQDSIWRCVSCQKCTHRCPKGVLVEEVVHSIHNYLLKHGLVKTDPGTVFDELFLETVMKNGGRISELLLGGASAKAGFVTMSIRDLITMMGPLMKSGLIKDLMKPSRVKEWDRIKPVLEEAMKEEVVPQ; encoded by the coding sequence TTGCCCATACCTAATTTGGAAAAACCCATAATAAAAGGTTTAATTCAGAAAGATAAAGTAATAGTAGATGGAGTAGAACTGGATGGAACCTGGAACGCATTCATGATAGAGAGAACGCAGACAGGGTACGATCAGAGCGTTTGGGACGAGATAGCCAATACAGTGGAAGGAGCTACCATAAGCCTATGCTGGCAGTGCGGTACATGTACTTCAGGTTGTACTATGAGGGAGTACGATCCAAACTACAGCCCAAGGAGGTTTATCGATTTAGCAAGAAAGGGAGATAAGCAGTCCCTAGTGGAACTTCAGGACAGCATATGGAGATGTGTATCTTGCCAAAAGTGCACTCACAGATGCCCTAAGGGAGTGCTAGTAGAGGAGGTGGTCCATAGCATCCACAACTACCTGCTGAAGCATGGTCTAGTTAAAACGGACCCTGGAACAGTGTTTGATGAACTGTTCTTAGAGACAGTTATGAAGAATGGTGGAAGAATAAGTGAGCTTCTTCTCGGTGGAGCTTCAGCTAAAGCTGGCTTTGTCACTATGAGCATAAGGGATCTAATTACTATGATGGGACCGCTAATGAAGTCAGGTCTAATCAAGGATCTAATGAAGCCCAGTAGGGTAAAGGAATGGGATAGGATTAAACCAGTCCTTGAGGAGGCAATGAAGGAAGAGGTGGTTCCACAATGA
- a CDS encoding CoB--CoM heterodisulfide reductase iron-sulfur subunit A family protein, whose protein sequence is MAGEKVLVIGSGPAGLSATKELRNMGIDVVLVERESYLGGTPKKLKYSLLFPELRPASEVLDPLIKGVESGGVKTYMESIVEGIKDEGKGFTVSIKDKSGKITNEKVNAIIAASGFEHFDSRRKYEYGYGIIPNIYQISDIERMLSENKLVTTKGVPPKRVAILLCVGSRDATVGNTYCSRVCCAVSTKQAMEIKERVPDAVVHIYYMDIRTYGLMEDKLYWKSQLEYRVGYIRGRISEFMRGPNDTVIIKGEDTMNLNRALVVPYDMVILANGMELGLGSKQVAKALGLEFEEHGFVKPIDPDRLPVQSTKKGIFLAGAITGPKTISDSITEGYAAAMKAYEYVTKGIWDESDFAKKRVEVAHH, encoded by the coding sequence TTGGCAGGAGAAAAAGTCCTTGTAATAGGATCAGGCCCAGCAGGCCTTTCAGCTACAAAGGAATTAAGGAACATGGGTATTGACGTAGTTTTAGTGGAGAGAGAGTCCTATCTTGGTGGTACCCCAAAGAAACTAAAGTACAGCTTGCTCTTCCCTGAGCTGAGGCCAGCCTCCGAAGTTCTAGACCCCCTGATAAAGGGAGTGGAGTCTGGAGGCGTTAAGACCTACATGGAGAGCATAGTCGAGGGAATTAAGGATGAGGGAAAAGGGTTTACCGTCTCCATTAAAGATAAGTCCGGTAAAATAACTAATGAGAAAGTTAACGCAATAATTGCTGCGTCAGGTTTCGAACACTTTGACTCAAGGAGAAAATACGAGTACGGTTACGGTATTATTCCAAATATTTACCAGATCTCTGACATAGAGAGGATGCTCTCTGAGAACAAGCTGGTTACCACTAAGGGCGTTCCTCCCAAGAGAGTTGCGATTCTCTTATGTGTAGGATCTAGAGACGCAACAGTTGGGAACACCTACTGTTCAAGGGTATGCTGTGCAGTTTCGACCAAACAGGCAATGGAAATAAAGGAAAGGGTCCCAGATGCGGTAGTCCACATATATTACATGGACATAAGGACTTATGGTCTAATGGAGGACAAGCTTTACTGGAAGTCTCAGCTTGAGTACAGAGTAGGATATATCAGGGGCAGAATCTCCGAGTTTATGAGAGGTCCCAATGACACAGTGATTATAAAGGGTGAGGACACCATGAACCTGAATAGGGCTCTAGTGGTCCCATACGATATGGTCATATTGGCCAACGGAATGGAGCTAGGCTTGGGATCAAAACAAGTGGCTAAAGCCTTAGGGCTTGAGTTTGAGGAACATGGCTTCGTTAAGCCAATAGACCCGGATAGGTTACCTGTACAGTCAACCAAGAAGGGAATATTCCTTGCAGGCGCAATAACAGGTCCCAAGACCATATCTGACTCCATTACCGAGGGATACGCTGCTGCGATGAAGGCTTACGAATATGTAACCAAGGGCATATGGGACGAGTCGGACTTCGCTAAGAAGCGGGTCGAGGTGGCCCATCATTAG
- a CDS encoding heterodisulfide reductase-related iron-sulfur binding cluster, which yields MEQELKEAFPMADNMDWNEVYQRIIYRYSTPHGLQHVKEELYKLEDKGEIIIHHIKPYNNPIKMQTLNGTPKVIPTTKLWQHKSCGQCGHIPGYPTSVFWMMNKMEIDYMDEPHQTSCTGWNYHASGASNPVALAGVYVRNMWRAYEIDYFPLIHCGTSFGHYKEIRNMLVLHKEIRDKLRPIMRKMDMDIVIPEEVVHYSEWLYTMSKKAAQQKKYNLNGIRAAVHTPCHVYKLVPEDTIYDPEVFEGRRPAAPSGTAQNFGAKLVDYSTWWDCCGFGFRHILTEREFSRSFALFKKVIPAVEEGKADIFVTSDTGCVTTLDKSQWAGKAHGFNYNLPVLADAQFAAIAMGADPYTIAQVHWHATDVEGFMRKIGVNVDDYKEKFIQYLADLREGKAEPEYLYKPHRKIDFYLSVPERVKWYKQEKGQTTNTSK from the coding sequence ACACGTGAAAGAGGAGTTATACAAGTTAGAGGACAAAGGAGAGATAATAATTCATCACATTAAGCCATACAACAATCCAATAAAGATGCAGACCTTAAACGGAACTCCTAAGGTTATTCCCACAACTAAGTTATGGCAGCACAAGAGCTGTGGCCAGTGTGGACACATTCCAGGTTATCCAACTTCAGTGTTCTGGATGATGAATAAAATGGAAATAGACTATATGGACGAGCCACACCAGACCTCTTGTACAGGGTGGAACTATCATGCCTCTGGTGCGTCTAACCCAGTTGCCTTAGCTGGGGTATACGTCAGGAACATGTGGAGGGCATACGAGATAGATTACTTCCCCTTAATTCACTGCGGAACCTCTTTCGGTCATTACAAGGAAATAAGGAACATGCTAGTTCTGCACAAAGAGATAAGGGATAAGTTAAGACCCATCATGAGGAAAATGGATATGGACATAGTGATACCTGAGGAAGTCGTTCACTATTCTGAGTGGTTGTACACCATGAGTAAGAAGGCAGCCCAACAGAAGAAGTATAACTTAAACGGGATAAGGGCCGCAGTACACACGCCTTGCCACGTTTATAAGTTGGTTCCTGAGGACACGATTTATGATCCTGAGGTCTTCGAAGGGAGAAGACCTGCTGCTCCTAGCGGGACAGCGCAGAACTTCGGCGCTAAGCTAGTGGACTACTCCACCTGGTGGGACTGCTGCGGCTTCGGTTTCAGGCACATCTTAACTGAGAGGGAGTTCTCTAGGAGCTTTGCGTTGTTCAAAAAGGTGATACCAGCAGTTGAGGAAGGAAAGGCTGACATATTCGTGACCTCTGATACAGGGTGTGTCACTACATTGGACAAGAGCCAATGGGCAGGTAAAGCCCACGGCTTCAACTATAACCTACCAGTGCTAGCAGATGCTCAGTTCGCAGCAATAGCTATGGGCGCAGATCCCTACACCATAGCTCAAGTTCACTGGCACGCAACGGATGTTGAAGGCTTCATGAGGAAGATAGGAGTGAATGTAGACGACTATAAGGAGAAGTTCATACAGTACTTGGCAGACTTGAGGGAAGGAAAGGCTGAACCAGAGTACCTGTACAAGCCTCACAGGAAAATAGACTTCTACCTATCTGTGCCAGAAAGGGTTAAGTGGTATAAGCAAGAGAAGGGACAAACGACAAATACTTCTAAGTAA